AAGCCAGCGCCTGGGTCAGCAGGGCGTCTTTGGCGCGAGCGCGGAGTTCTTCAGCGATCTCCTCGTCGAAGCCTTCGATGCCCAGCATTTCTTCCAGCGGCACATAGGCCACCTCTTCAAGGGAGGTGAAACCTTCATCCACCAGCACACCGGCAACGTCTTCGTCGATGTCCAGGCGCGCCATGAAGGTCTCCATGATGCTGCCAGACTCGGCTTCCTGCTTGGCCTGCCACTCGTCAACGCTCATCACGTTGATCTGCCACTGGGTTAGCTCGGACGCGAGACGGACGTTCTGACCACTGCGACCAATGGCCATGGCCAGGTTTTCTTCGGCAACCGCCACGTCCATAGAGCCCGCATCTTCATCCACAACGATGGATTCGATTTCTGCCGGCGCCATGGCGTTGATCACGAACTGGGCCGGGTTGTCATCCCACAGCACAATGTCCACACGCTCGCCAGACAATTCGTTGGAAACCGCCTGTACCCGTGCACCGCGCATACCAACACAGGCACCAACCGGGTCAATGCGACCGTCGTTGGTGTTGACGGCGATCTTGGCACGCAGGCCTGGATCGCGCGCAGCGCCCTTGATCTCGATTACCTGCTCGGAAATTTCCGGAACTTCAATGCGGAACAACTCGATCAGCATTTCCGGGCAGGAGCGACTCAGCTTCAATTGCGGGCCACGTGCTTCCGGCTCAATTTCCAGCAGGATTGCACGTACACGATCACCCAGGCGGAAAATCTCGCGGCCTACCAGCTGGTCGCGGGGCAGACGCGCTTCGGCGTTGTTACCCAGGTCCACAGCGATAAAGTCGCGGGTCACTTTTTTCACGGTGCCACTAACCAGCTCACCGACCCGGTCGCGGTACTCATCAACGATCTTGGCGCGCTCGGCTTCGCGTACTTTCTGCACAATGACCTGCTTGGCAGTTTGTGCAGCGATGCGACCAAATTCGACGTTTTCCACCTGCTCGCGATAAACATCACCGGCTTTCAGCTCGGTGTC
This Microbulbifer sp. Q7 DNA region includes the following protein-coding sequences:
- the nusA gene encoding transcription termination factor NusA; translated protein: MNKEILLVAEAVSNEKGVDRDIIFQAIEAALATATKKRYDEDSTIEVIIDRRTGDYDTFRSWEVVDDDTLAELGTQFTLEEAHEKDTELKAGDVYREQVENVEFGRIAAQTAKQVIVQKVREAERAKIVDEYRDRVGELVSGTVKKVTRDFIAVDLGNNAEARLPRDQLVGREIFRLGDRVRAILLEIEPEARGPQLKLSRSCPEMLIELFRIEVPEISEQVIEIKGAARDPGLRAKIAVNTNDGRIDPVGACVGMRGARVQAVSNELSGERVDIVLWDDNPAQFVINAMAPAEIESIVVDEDAGSMDVAVAEENLAMAIGRSGQNVRLASELTQWQINVMSVDEWQAKQEAESGSIMETFMARLDIDEDVAGVLVDEGFTSLEEVAYVPLEEMLGIEGFDEEIAEELRARAKDALLTQALASEEQLDAAEPQEDLLNMEGMDRQLAFQLASRGVASMEDLAEQAVDDLLDIEGVDQERAAALIMKAREPWFADDSDQEA